A portion of the Acidimicrobiia bacterium genome contains these proteins:
- a CDS encoding 2-C-methyl-D-erythritol 2,4-cyclodiphosphate synthase, whose translation MSVRVGHGFDVHPFGLDPTRVLVLAGVVFDGERALAGHSDADVVAHAVIDALLGAAGLGDIGQHFPDTDPTLAGADSLEMLRRAVAELRSQGWEPGNVDCTVVLEAPKLAPRREEMQARLSDAVGAPVTVKGKRAEGLGSLGRHEGIACFAVALVERRE comes from the coding sequence GTGTCGGTGAGGGTAGGGCACGGCTTTGACGTGCATCCTTTCGGCCTCGACCCCACTCGGGTGCTTGTGCTCGCGGGGGTGGTGTTCGATGGCGAGCGAGCCCTGGCTGGTCACAGCGATGCCGATGTCGTGGCCCACGCCGTGATCGATGCGTTGCTGGGGGCCGCGGGCCTGGGCGACATTGGTCAGCACTTCCCCGACACGGATCCCACGCTGGCGGGTGCCGACAGCCTCGAGATGCTTCGCCGCGCCGTAGCCGAGTTGCGATCGCAGGGCTGGGAACCAGGCAACGTGGACTGCACCGTGGTGCTCGAGGCCCCGAAGTTGGCCCCGCGCCGGGAGGAAATGCAGGCCCGTCTCAGCGACGCGGTGGGGGCGCCGGTGACGGTGAAGGGCAAGCGGGCCGAGGGCCTCGGCAGCCTGGGTCGCCACGAGGGCATCGCCTGCTTTGCGGTGGCGCTGGTGGAGCGCCGCGAGTGA
- a CDS encoding 2-C-methyl-D-erythritol 4-phosphate cytidylyltransferase → MSTWAIVVAGGSGERFGQRKQYLPLAGARVLDWALRAAGQHSDGVVLVVPADAAGEIEPLATMVVAGGRTRSESVRAGLTAVPAEATVILVHDAARPVPVPGVWERVRAGVIDGADAVVPVVPIRDSLRAVGGGAIDRAGVVAVQTPQGFRAEALRSAHHDAPEGTDDASLVEAAGGRVVVVDGDERNLKITTPIDLERAELLCR, encoded by the coding sequence ATGTCGACGTGGGCAATTGTGGTGGCGGGTGGGAGTGGCGAACGGTTCGGGCAACGCAAGCAGTACCTCCCCCTGGCGGGGGCACGGGTGCTCGATTGGGCGTTGCGGGCGGCGGGTCAGCACAGCGATGGTGTGGTGCTGGTGGTGCCGGCCGATGCGGCCGGGGAGATCGAGCCGCTGGCCACCATGGTGGTGGCCGGTGGCCGTACCCGCTCCGAGTCGGTGCGGGCCGGCCTGACGGCGGTCCCCGCCGAGGCGACGGTGATCTTGGTGCACGATGCGGCTCGTCCGGTTCCGGTGCCTGGAGTCTGGGAGAGGGTGCGGGCGGGGGTGATCGACGGCGCCGATGCGGTGGTTCCGGTGGTCCCCATCCGCGACAGTCTTCGCGCCGTGGGTGGCGGCGCCATCGATCGGGCGGGGGTGGTGGCGGTGCAGACGCCGCAAGGGTTCCGGGCCGAGGCATTGCGCTCGGCGCACCACGATGCTCCCGAAGGAACCGACGATGCGTCGCTCGTGGAGGCTGCAGGTGGCAGGGTGGTGGTCGTGGATGGTGACGAGCGCAACCTAAAGATCACCACGCCGATCGATCTCGAGCGGGCGGAACTGCTGTGTCGGTGA
- a CDS encoding Crp/Fnr family transcriptional regulator produces the protein MDLGLLQSTELFNGLDDEALQRLADSTQSVELQRGDVVFSQGAEADHLYVMEDGIVAIVSKSDDGRESVFALMERGDLFGEMGLLDGLGRSAEARALEPSQVISIPYEVVHHEFDAHPALLWGVVGLLAGRLRNMDEALADSMFLDVSGRTAKRLLEMGGDLDEFVLPITQEELASMVGASRERVNKAIASFVRLGWIDQSERRYRILDRDQLTRRAR, from the coding sequence GTGGACCTTGGGCTGCTCCAGAGCACCGAACTCTTCAACGGACTCGACGACGAAGCCCTTCAGCGACTCGCCGACTCCACTCAATCCGTGGAACTGCAACGCGGCGACGTTGTGTTCTCCCAAGGCGCCGAGGCCGATCACCTCTATGTGATGGAAGACGGCATCGTTGCCATCGTCAGCAAATCCGACGACGGCCGCGAATCGGTCTTTGCCCTGATGGAACGGGGTGATCTCTTCGGCGAAATGGGCTTACTCGACGGGCTGGGCCGCTCCGCCGAGGCCCGCGCCCTCGAACCCTCCCAGGTCATCTCCATTCCTTACGAAGTAGTGCATCACGAGTTCGATGCCCATCCCGCCTTGCTCTGGGGGGTTGTCGGCCTGCTGGCGGGTCGCCTGCGCAACATGGACGAGGCCCTGGCCGACTCGATGTTCCTGGATGTGTCGGGGCGCACGGCCAAGCGCCTCCTCGAAATGGGCGGCGACCTTGATGAGTTCGTGCTCCCAATCACCCAGGAAGAACTCGCCAGCATGGTGGGGGCTTCTCGCGAACGGGTGAACAAGGCGATCGCCAGTTTCGTCCGGCTCGGATGGATCGATCAGTCCGAGCGCCGGTACCGCATCCTCGATCGCGACCAACTCACCCGTCGGGCCCGCTAA
- the disA gene encoding DNA integrity scanning protein DisA → MASRRSAELLAALAVVAPGTPLRSGLDRILQAKMGGLVVVGDGPEVLNICSGGFLLDAAFSPQRLSELAKMDGAIILASDAGRIARANVHLVPSPAVPTTETGTRHRTAERVARSINVPVISISEDMAIVALYANDQKYTLEPIPRILTRANQALQTLQRYQNRFDEVTAMLSSVEVGDLVSVRDVVVVLQRAEMACRVAAEVEVDIIELGVDGRLVRLQLEELMEGIAQARRLVVMDYFEETTGWPIESALASLAALEADDLLDLRAVAAAIHLPGKHLDLDHNLQTRGYRLLASIPRLPDPVIDGIVARFTNLPRIMRASVDELNEVTGIGGTRAQAIKQGLSRLAESSILDRYS, encoded by the coding sequence ATGGCTTCTCGCCGCAGTGCCGAACTCCTCGCCGCCCTCGCCGTGGTGGCTCCCGGCACGCCGCTGCGCTCCGGCCTCGATCGCATCCTCCAGGCCAAGATGGGCGGCTTGGTGGTGGTGGGCGACGGGCCCGAGGTGCTCAACATCTGCTCGGGTGGTTTCTTGCTCGATGCCGCCTTCAGCCCCCAGCGGCTTTCGGAGTTGGCCAAGATGGATGGGGCCATCATTCTGGCGTCCGATGCTGGCCGGATAGCCCGGGCCAACGTGCATCTGGTGCCGAGTCCCGCCGTTCCCACCACAGAAACGGGCACTCGTCACCGAACCGCGGAACGGGTGGCGCGGTCGATCAACGTGCCGGTGATTTCGATCTCGGAGGACATGGCCATCGTGGCGCTCTATGCCAACGATCAGAAATACACCCTGGAGCCGATACCGCGAATTCTCACTCGGGCCAATCAGGCCCTGCAGACGCTCCAGCGGTACCAGAACCGTTTCGATGAGGTCACCGCGATGCTCTCCAGCGTGGAGGTGGGGGATCTTGTGTCGGTGCGCGATGTAGTGGTGGTGCTTCAGCGGGCCGAGATGGCGTGCCGAGTGGCCGCGGAAGTTGAGGTCGACATCATCGAACTCGGCGTGGATGGCCGCCTGGTGCGCCTCCAGTTGGAGGAACTCATGGAGGGCATTGCGCAGGCCCGTCGCCTGGTGGTCATGGACTACTTCGAGGAAACCACGGGATGGCCGATCGAGTCGGCGTTGGCCTCGCTGGCCGCGCTGGAGGCCGATGACCTACTGGACCTGCGGGCGGTGGCCGCGGCGATCCACCTTCCGGGGAAGCACCTCGATCTCGATCACAACCTCCAAACGCGGGGCTACCGACTGCTGGCCAGCATTCCCCGTCTGCCCGACCCGGTCATCGACGGGATCGTGGCGCGCTTCACCAACCTGCCGAGGATCATGCGAGCCTCCGTCGACGAGCTCAACGAGGTCACTGGCATCGGCGGCACCCGGGCCCAGGCCATCAAGCAAGGCTTGTCCCGGCTGGCGGAATCCAGCATCCTCGATCGCTACTCCTGA
- the radA gene encoding DNA repair protein RadA: MAKAKTTYRCTACGASEPKWTGRCSGCEGWNTLVEELVEPAPSSAAGPVVAVPMPIAAVNTEAWAPAPTGVGEADRVLQGGLVPGSVTVLGGEPGIGKSTLLLQMLAGLALTGRRCLYVTAEESAQQVRLRAERLGALPPNLWLVSDTALPHVLAHIEAVQPDVVAVDSIQTIYEPSLSSAPGSVAQVRECAHRLVRVSKERAMASVLVGHVTKDGALAGPRALEHLVDTVLSFEGEQHHALRLLRAVKHRFGSTDELGLFEMTDAGLAGVPDPSALFLADRRPGTPGSMVAPVLDGHRPLLVEVQALVAKSVIPTPRRSAQGLDSGRLALIIAVLQQHVQMPFADLDVHTVVAGGVKTTEPGVDLALALALTSARGGLALPDDLVACGEVGLGGELRQVHQTARRLAEAARLGFRRAIVPASAPLNLPGIDVIRVATLREAVRACSDDLGRRRAS, from the coding sequence ATGGCAAAAGCAAAAACCACCTACCGATGCACTGCGTGCGGTGCCTCCGAGCCCAAATGGACTGGGCGATGCTCGGGCTGCGAGGGCTGGAACACGCTCGTTGAAGAACTAGTGGAGCCGGCGCCGTCTTCGGCCGCGGGGCCGGTCGTGGCGGTGCCGATGCCGATCGCCGCGGTGAACACCGAGGCCTGGGCCCCCGCTCCCACCGGAGTTGGCGAGGCTGATCGCGTGCTGCAGGGGGGACTGGTGCCCGGTTCGGTCACGGTGCTGGGAGGTGAGCCAGGGATTGGGAAATCCACGCTGCTCCTGCAGATGCTCGCTGGCTTGGCCCTCACCGGGCGTCGTTGTTTGTACGTCACCGCCGAGGAGTCGGCCCAGCAGGTGCGGCTGCGGGCCGAGCGGCTGGGCGCGTTGCCACCGAATCTGTGGCTGGTGTCGGATACGGCCCTGCCCCACGTGCTCGCCCACATCGAGGCGGTGCAGCCGGATGTGGTGGCCGTCGATTCGATCCAGACGATCTACGAGCCGTCGCTGTCCTCGGCCCCGGGCTCGGTAGCCCAGGTACGCGAGTGCGCCCACCGGCTCGTGCGGGTGTCCAAGGAGCGGGCCATGGCCTCAGTGCTGGTGGGCCATGTGACCAAAGACGGCGCGCTGGCGGGCCCCAGGGCGCTGGAGCACCTCGTGGATACCGTGTTGTCCTTCGAGGGGGAGCAGCACCATGCCCTTCGGTTGCTGCGGGCGGTGAAGCACCGGTTCGGGTCGACCGACGAACTGGGGCTGTTCGAGATGACCGACGCGGGCCTGGCGGGCGTCCCCGATCCCTCGGCGTTGTTCCTGGCCGATCGTCGGCCGGGTACCCCCGGTTCCATGGTGGCCCCCGTGCTCGACGGCCACCGTCCACTTTTAGTGGAGGTGCAGGCGTTGGTAGCCAAGTCGGTCATACCCACTCCACGCCGGTCGGCCCAAGGGCTCGATTCAGGCCGGCTGGCGCTGATTATCGCGGTGCTCCAGCAGCACGTGCAGATGCCCTTCGCCGATCTTGATGTGCACACGGTGGTGGCCGGCGGAGTGAAGACAACCGAGCCGGGGGTTGATCTCGCCCTGGCCTTGGCGCTCACCTCGGCCCGGGGCGGCCTTGCCCTCCCCGACGACTTGGTGGCTTGCGGCGAGGTGGGTCTCGGCGGCGAACTGCGTCAGGTGCACCAGACCGCCCGCCGGTTGGCCGAGGCGGCCCGGCTGGGGTTCCGACGGGCGATCGTGCCCGCCAGCGCGCCCCTGAACCTTCCTGGCATCGACGTGATTCGGGTGGCCACATTGCGCGAGGCGGTGCGGGCTTGTTCGGATGATTTGGGGCGGCGCCGAGCCTCATAG
- a CDS encoding uracil-DNA glycosylase, with amino-acid sequence MAANTDWNPMLQAEFAKPYWSDLQAFVAAERAAYPVYPPPSEVLAALPLTPLGDVRVLIVGQDPYHGPGQAHGRCFSVPLGVAVPPSLRNILTELHDDLEIPPPGHGCLDAWAAEGVLLLNTTLTVRASQAASHRGKGWEIFTDEVIRVVNAKDERVVFILWGGSARRKKSLIDHDRHVIIESAHPSPLSAHRGFFGSRPFSRANHALLAAGRSPVDWRLAPR; translated from the coding sequence ATGGCCGCCAACACCGACTGGAACCCGATGCTGCAGGCCGAGTTCGCCAAGCCGTATTGGTCTGATCTGCAGGCATTCGTGGCGGCCGAACGGGCGGCCTACCCCGTGTACCCGCCACCGAGCGAGGTGTTGGCGGCCCTGCCGCTCACCCCCCTAGGTGACGTGCGGGTGCTCATCGTGGGCCAGGACCCCTACCACGGCCCCGGACAGGCCCACGGACGGTGCTTCTCCGTGCCCCTCGGCGTGGCGGTGCCGCCGTCGCTGCGAAACATCCTGACGGAACTTCATGACGACCTCGAGATTCCGCCCCCGGGCCACGGTTGTCTCGATGCCTGGGCCGCCGAGGGGGTCCTCCTTCTCAACACCACGCTCACCGTGCGGGCAAGCCAGGCGGCATCCCACCGAGGGAAGGGCTGGGAGATCTTCACCGATGAGGTCATCCGGGTCGTCAACGCCAAGGACGAACGCGTGGTGTTCATCCTCTGGGGAGGATCGGCTCGCCGGAAGAAAAGCCTGATCGACCACGACCGCCATGTGATCATCGAGTCGGCGCACCCATCTCCCCTCTCGGCCCATCGGGGATTCTTTGGCAGCCGACCGTTTTCGCGAGCCAACCACGCGCTGCTGGCCGCCGGCCGCTCCCCCGTGGACTGGCGCCTCGCTCCCCGGTGA
- a CDS encoding dehydrogenase has translation MRAVVLNGERDVSVQEVPDAVVPGPDGLLLRVERTAICGSDLHLYHGPMTIPGVHLGHEFVGTVEDVGRSVTSVAKGDRVIVSGVIGCGHCPNCRSGDVVTCRNAGLKVFGTSLELHGGQAEAVGVPAADACVVHIPEGITTEQAVLLTDILPTGYLGAQRADITPGDVVVVIGMGPVGVFALQCAQLYGPSRILAVDRVPDRLTRAEQLGAEPIDATDGNAVAKIYEATRGHGADAVIEAVGADQTLTDAILCAAPGATISVIGVNLNMAFPFPVPVALMKRLTFRVTIAAIPTTWPALFPLVASGKLHPEDVFTHRLGLSEAAEGYRIFDAREDGVLKVLLDPSS, from the coding sequence ATGCGAGCAGTCGTGTTGAACGGAGAACGGGACGTTTCAGTGCAGGAGGTACCCGACGCGGTGGTGCCCGGGCCCGATGGCTTGCTCCTGCGGGTTGAACGCACCGCTATCTGCGGATCGGATCTCCACCTCTACCACGGTCCCATGACCATCCCCGGCGTGCACTTAGGCCACGAGTTCGTGGGCACGGTGGAAGATGTGGGGCGCTCGGTTACCTCAGTGGCCAAAGGTGACCGCGTCATCGTGTCGGGCGTCATCGGCTGCGGCCACTGCCCCAACTGCCGATCAGGCGACGTCGTCACCTGTCGGAACGCCGGCCTGAAGGTCTTCGGCACGTCGCTCGAACTGCATGGAGGCCAAGCCGAAGCGGTGGGGGTGCCCGCCGCCGATGCTTGCGTAGTCCACATCCCCGAGGGCATCACCACCGAGCAGGCCGTGTTGCTCACCGACATCCTGCCCACCGGCTACCTCGGTGCCCAACGGGCCGACATCACCCCTGGCGATGTGGTGGTGGTCATCGGGATGGGCCCGGTGGGGGTGTTCGCCTTGCAGTGCGCGCAGCTCTACGGCCCGTCGCGCATCCTGGCGGTAGACCGAGTACCCGACCGCCTCACCCGGGCCGAACAACTCGGGGCGGAGCCGATCGATGCCACCGACGGCAACGCGGTGGCCAAGATCTATGAAGCCACCAGGGGCCACGGGGCCGACGCGGTGATCGAGGCGGTGGGGGCCGATCAGACCCTCACCGACGCCATCTTGTGTGCCGCCCCCGGAGCCACCATTTCGGTGATCGGCGTGAACCTCAACATGGCCTTCCCCTTCCCAGTCCCGGTAGCGCTCATGAAGCGCCTTACCTTTCGGGTCACCATCGCCGCCATCCCCACCACCTGGCCGGCGCTCTTTCCTCTGGTGGCGAGCGGGAAACTCCATCCAGAAGACGTCTTCACCCATCGCCTCGGCCTCTCTGAGGCCGCCGAGGGCTACCGGATCTTTGATGCCCGCGAAGACGGCGTCCTCAAAGTGCTTCTGGACCCCTCTTCATGA
- a CDS encoding amidohydrolase has product MSIDILDGVLPAAANQLPEAVALRRRLHEAPELGLHLPHTQAAVLEAIDGLGLTVTVSTTTSGVVAVLDGDEEGPTILLRGDMDALPLQEDTGVEFSSGIEGAMHACGHDSHVAMLAATARLLAARRGALTGRVAFMFQPGEEGHHGARHMLRDGLLATAGAGAEPVSMAFAIHQSPTIPSGVIATRGNALLASADQFQVTVRGRGGHASMPHHACDPIPIACEMVGAFQTMVTRRVDVFDPAVVTVARVQAGTTWNVIPETAELFGTVRTLSAKARDAVLANIEQVATGIASAHGATAEVTVQHGYPVTINNQDAARFVLATAEGLLGDSNAREMPAPVMGAEDWSYVLEEVPGAMAFLGTRPPGVAPRDTAPNHSNRMVLHEDAMVAGIATYAGVALRWLDARRER; this is encoded by the coding sequence ATGAGCATTGACATCCTCGACGGGGTCCTGCCCGCTGCGGCCAACCAGCTTCCCGAAGCCGTCGCGCTTCGCCGGCGCCTGCACGAGGCACCCGAACTGGGCCTCCACCTGCCCCATACACAGGCCGCCGTGCTGGAGGCCATCGATGGTCTCGGTCTCACCGTCACCGTGAGTACCACCACCTCGGGGGTGGTCGCCGTGCTCGATGGCGACGAAGAGGGCCCCACGATCCTGCTGCGCGGCGACATGGACGCCTTGCCCCTCCAGGAAGACACCGGCGTGGAGTTCTCGAGCGGCATCGAGGGCGCTATGCACGCCTGCGGCCACGACTCGCACGTGGCCATGCTCGCCGCTACCGCCCGGCTCCTGGCCGCCCGCCGGGGCGCCCTCACCGGCCGGGTGGCCTTCATGTTCCAGCCGGGGGAAGAAGGGCACCACGGGGCCCGGCACATGCTGCGCGATGGCTTGTTGGCCACCGCCGGGGCCGGGGCTGAGCCAGTGTCGATGGCCTTCGCCATCCACCAGTCGCCCACCATCCCCTCCGGCGTGATCGCCACGCGGGGCAACGCCCTGCTGGCCTCGGCGGACCAGTTCCAGGTGACCGTGCGCGGCCGGGGCGGGCACGCCTCCATGCCCCATCACGCCTGCGACCCCATCCCCATCGCCTGCGAAATGGTTGGGGCCTTCCAGACCATGGTCACCCGCCGGGTAGATGTGTTCGACCCCGCCGTCGTGACCGTGGCGCGCGTGCAGGCGGGCACCACCTGGAACGTGATTCCCGAGACGGCCGAGTTGTTCGGCACCGTCCGCACCCTTTCCGCCAAAGCGCGCGACGCGGTGCTCGCCAACATCGAACAGGTAGCCACCGGCATCGCCTCCGCCCACGGCGCCACCGCCGAGGTCACGGTGCAGCACGGCTACCCCGTGACCATCAACAACCAAGACGCCGCCCGCTTCGTGCTCGCCACCGCGGAGGGGCTGCTCGGCGACTCCAACGCCCGGGAGATGCCCGCCCCGGTGATGGGCGCCGAGGACTGGTCCTACGTGCTCGAAGAAGTTCCCGGGGCGATGGCCTTTTTAGGCACACGCCCACCCGGGGTAGCCCCTCGCGATACGGCCCCCAATCACTCCAATCGCATGGTGTTGCACGAAGACGCCATGGTGGCGGGCATCGCTACCTACGCAGGGGTGGCCCTGCGCTGGCTCGACGCCCGCCGCGAACGCTGA
- a CDS encoding ATP-dependent Clp protease ATP-binding subunit, whose amino-acid sequence MFERFTDRARRVVVLAQEEARLLNHNYIGTEHILLGLIHEGEGVAAKALESLGISLEAVRSQVEEIIGQGGSSPSGHIPFTPRAKKVLELSLREALQLGHNYIGTEHILLGLIREGEGVAAQVLVKLGADLSRVRQQVIQLLSGYQGPGGSSDKAGQVAGAGGPQGPEQASGSLVLDQFGRNLTQQAREKKLDPVIGRAKEIERVMQVLSRRQKNNPVLVGEPGVGKTAVVEGLAQMIVADDVPETLKGKQLYTLDLGALVAGSRYRGDFEERLKKVLKEIRTRGDIILFIDELHTLVGAGAAEGAIDAASILKPMLARGELQTIGATTLDEYRKHLEKDAALERRFQKIVVEEPSVAHTIEILKGLRDRYESHHRVTITDQALVAAANLADRYIADRHLPDKAIDLIDEAGSRLRIKRMETPADYKEIENELSGVVEAKKKAVEGQNFEEAGRLRDKEKELLAAKEGKEREIKESGVDLFDEVDEEAIAEVLSMWTGIPVYKLTEEETQKLLHMEDDLHKRVIGQEDSIRAVSQAVRRTRAGLKDPKRPSGSFIFLGPSGVGKTELAKTLAEFLFGDETALISLDMSEYMEKHTVSRLVGSPPGYVGYEEGGQLTEAVRRKPFSVVLFDEIEKAHPDVFNTLLQILEEGRLTDAQGRSVDFRNTVLIMTSNLGTADLRKANLGFGRADEAVSYERMKAKVNDALKQHFRPEFLNRIDETIVFHELSKDEVTQIVDLMIARTQKQLEGQGLGIELTPAAKVFVADKGYDPTLGARPLRRAIQRLIEDELSEKLLYKEFSVGQIIVVDVAPNAETGEMELTFRAVEGFEPPPMELAEAGPSEG is encoded by the coding sequence TTGTTTGAACGGTTCACCGACCGGGCTCGACGGGTAGTCGTACTGGCCCAAGAAGAAGCACGGCTACTCAACCACAACTACATCGGCACCGAGCACATTCTGCTCGGGCTCATTCACGAGGGCGAGGGAGTTGCCGCCAAGGCGCTTGAGTCCCTCGGGATCTCGCTGGAGGCCGTGCGCAGCCAGGTCGAGGAGATCATCGGTCAGGGTGGTTCGTCGCCGTCGGGTCACATTCCCTTCACGCCGCGCGCCAAGAAGGTCCTCGAGTTGTCACTGCGCGAGGCCCTACAACTCGGCCACAACTACATCGGCACCGAGCACATTCTCCTTGGCCTCATACGGGAGGGCGAGGGCGTAGCCGCCCAGGTGCTCGTGAAGCTCGGCGCCGACCTCTCGCGGGTTCGCCAACAGGTGATCCAACTCCTCTCGGGCTATCAGGGCCCGGGTGGGTCTTCAGACAAAGCCGGTCAGGTGGCCGGCGCAGGAGGCCCCCAGGGACCGGAGCAGGCCTCGGGGTCGCTGGTGCTCGATCAGTTCGGGCGCAACCTCACGCAGCAGGCGCGCGAGAAAAAGCTGGACCCGGTCATCGGTCGGGCCAAAGAGATCGAGCGCGTGATGCAGGTGCTGTCGCGCCGCCAAAAGAACAATCCGGTGCTCGTGGGTGAGCCTGGCGTCGGCAAGACCGCCGTGGTGGAAGGCCTGGCCCAGATGATCGTGGCCGACGACGTCCCGGAGACCCTCAAGGGCAAGCAGCTCTACACCCTTGACCTTGGCGCCCTGGTGGCGGGATCCCGTTACCGAGGCGACTTTGAGGAGCGGCTGAAGAAGGTCTTGAAGGAGATCCGTACTCGCGGCGACATCATCTTGTTCATCGACGAACTGCACACCCTTGTTGGCGCCGGCGCCGCCGAAGGGGCCATCGATGCCGCTTCCATCCTGAAGCCGATGCTGGCCCGCGGCGAACTGCAAACCATCGGTGCCACCACCCTCGATGAGTATCGCAAGCACCTGGAAAAAGACGCGGCCCTGGAGCGACGTTTCCAGAAGATCGTGGTGGAGGAACCGTCGGTGGCGCACACCATCGAGATCCTCAAGGGCCTCCGTGACCGCTACGAATCCCATCACCGAGTCACCATCACCGACCAAGCGCTGGTGGCGGCGGCCAACCTGGCCGATCGCTATATCGCCGATCGCCACCTCCCCGACAAGGCCATCGACCTCATCGACGAAGCCGGGTCGCGCCTGCGGATCAAGCGGATGGAGACCCCGGCGGACTACAAGGAGATCGAAAACGAACTCTCTGGGGTGGTCGAGGCCAAGAAGAAGGCGGTGGAGGGCCAGAACTTTGAGGAGGCCGGCCGTCTGCGCGACAAGGAGAAGGAACTCCTCGCCGCCAAGGAGGGCAAAGAGCGCGAGATCAAGGAGTCCGGCGTCGATCTGTTCGACGAGGTAGACGAGGAAGCCATCGCCGAGGTCCTCTCGATGTGGACGGGTATCCCGGTGTACAAACTCACCGAGGAAGAGACCCAGAAACTCCTTCACATGGAAGACGATCTCCACAAGCGGGTCATCGGCCAGGAAGACTCCATCCGGGCCGTCTCTCAGGCCGTCCGCCGCACGCGGGCTGGTCTCAAGGATCCGAAGCGTCCGAGCGGATCGTTCATCTTCCTCGGCCCGTCGGGGGTAGGGAAGACCGAACTGGCCAAGACACTGGCCGAGTTCCTCTTCGGCGACGAGACGGCGCTCATCAGCCTGGACATGTCCGAGTACATGGAGAAGCACACCGTCAGTCGTCTGGTGGGTTCGCCCCCCGGCTACGTGGGTTACGAGGAGGGTGGGCAGCTCACCGAAGCGGTTCGCCGTAAGCCCTTCTCGGTAGTGCTGTTCGACGAGATCGAAAAGGCCCACCCCGATGTGTTCAACACGCTGTTGCAGATCCTTGAAGAAGGACGCCTCACCGACGCCCAGGGTCGGTCGGTAGATTTCCGCAACACCGTGTTGATCATGACGTCCAACCTCGGCACCGCCGATCTGCGCAAGGCCAACCTCGGCTTCGGTCGGGCGGACGAAGCCGTGTCGTATGAGCGGATGAAGGCGAAGGTCAACGACGCCTTGAAGCAGCACTTCCGCCCCGAGTTCCTCAATCGCATCGACGAGACCATCGTGTTCCACGAACTGTCGAAAGACGAAGTGACCCAGATCGTGGATCTGATGATCGCCCGTACGCAGAAGCAGCTCGAGGGTCAGGGGCTCGGGATCGAACTCACCCCCGCCGCCAAGGTTTTCGTGGCCGACAAGGGCTACGACCCCACTCTGGGCGCTCGTCCGCTGCGTCGTGCCATCCAGCGGCTGATCGAGGACGAACTCTCCGAGAAGCTCCTGTACAAGGAGTTCTCCGTCGGGCAGATCATCGTCGTGGATGTGGCCCCGAATGCCGAAACCGGCGAGATGGAGCTCACCTTCCGGGCTGTGGAGGGTTTTGAGCCCCCGCCGATGGAGTTGGCCGAGGCTGGTCCCAGCGAGGGGTAA
- a CDS encoding polyprenyl synthetase family protein, with protein sequence MASASPLLEFPGMTAHRARMEAALLHAVAVEDDHMAEIGGHLITAGGKRARPLFTVASAAILARDADAISVAVTDEVILGGVSVELVQVGSLCHDDVIDEAETRRGVDSVNLRWGNLKAILAGDFLLAKASEIAAGLGTEVASLLAATIGRLCTGEVTELGCAYDISRTEASYLRAIGGKTAALFATACRVGGIVGDLPRPAIDQLTAFGLHYGMAFQIVDDVLDVIATDEQLGKPAGHDIAEGIYNLPVLYALEEHGATLGALLGRPIEGNALDAARHLVRTSAGVPRSVELARTYIDDAVAALGTFGTTPSATALAGAASSLIIDLEAVLAA encoded by the coding sequence GTGGCATCTGCGAGTCCGCTCCTTGAGTTTCCTGGGATGACGGCCCACCGCGCCAGGATGGAAGCGGCGCTGCTCCATGCCGTGGCGGTGGAAGACGACCACATGGCCGAAATCGGTGGCCATCTCATCACCGCCGGTGGCAAGCGAGCCCGCCCGCTGTTCACGGTGGCCTCGGCGGCCATCCTCGCCCGCGACGCCGATGCCATCAGCGTCGCCGTTACCGACGAGGTGATCCTCGGCGGGGTGTCGGTGGAACTGGTACAGGTTGGTTCGCTGTGCCACGACGACGTCATCGACGAAGCCGAAACTCGTCGGGGCGTAGACAGCGTGAACCTTCGATGGGGAAACCTCAAGGCCATTCTCGCCGGCGACTTCCTCTTGGCCAAAGCGTCGGAAATCGCCGCTGGTCTCGGCACCGAGGTGGCCAGCCTGCTGGCCGCCACCATCGGCCGCTTGTGTACCGGTGAGGTCACCGAGTTGGGCTGTGCCTACGATATCTCTCGCACCGAAGCCTCCTACCTTCGCGCTATCGGAGGAAAAACCGCGGCCCTGTTCGCCACCGCCTGTCGCGTCGGTGGCATCGTCGGTGACCTTCCTCGGCCCGCCATTGATCAGCTCACAGCCTTTGGACTGCACTACGGCATGGCCTTCCAGATCGTGGACGACGTACTCGACGTGATTGCCACCGACGAGCAACTGGGCAAACCCGCGGGGCACGACATCGCCGAAGGCATCTATAACCTCCCGGTGCTCTACGCGCTCGAGGAACATGGCGCGACCCTCGGAGCACTCCTCGGCCGACCCATCGAGGGCAATGCCCTCGATGCTGCCCGTCACCTGGTGCGCACCTCCGCCGGTGTCCCCCGGTCAGTCGAACTGGCCCGCACGTACATTGACGACGCCGTGGCGGCGCTGGGGACCTTCGGCACCACACCGAGTGCCACGGCACTCGCCGGTGCCGCCTCGAGTCTCATCATCGACCTCGAAGCCGTGCTGGCCGCCTAG